One region of Quercus lobata isolate SW786 chromosome 2, ValleyOak3.0 Primary Assembly, whole genome shotgun sequence genomic DNA includes:
- the LOC115960586 gene encoding uncharacterized protein LOC115960586, translating into MKGMIRATDDWWDRKLKELPKAKKFQEKGLQNLEQLDIMFRDVAATGVAAWTPSSNTLPPTMPQEGAGDSDGSSEFKDDQCDMSLDIDSLQQGHTSQSRSLGQKRTSESIPSQKKKKKIEGAAMLDNRISQLITVCQNKFEGTS; encoded by the exons ATGAAGGGAATGATTCGTGCTACTGATGATTGGTGGGACCGAAAGTTGAAG GAATTACccaaagctaaaaaatttcaagagaaaGGTCTACAGAATCTAGAACAACTTGATATAATGTTTAGGGATGTTGCAGCAACTGGAGTAGCTGCATGGACCCCTTCTTCAAATACACTCCCTCCAACAATGCCACAAGAGGGTGCTGGTGATTCAGATGGTAGTTCCGAATTTAAGGATGATCAATGTGACATGAGTTTAGACATTGATAGTTTGCAGCAAGGACACACTAGTCAATCACGTAGTTTAGGACAAAAGCGAACTAGTGAATCAATACCCtcacagaagaaaaagaagaagatagaagGAGCTGCAATGTTGGACAATCGTATTAGTCAATTAATAACTGTATGTCAGAATAAGTTTGAAGGTACTTCTTGA
- the LOC115974825 gene encoding enhancer of rudimentary homolog isoform X1, translated as MANKHTIILMQTSQNRATRTFMDYESISQAMDGICGLYERKLKELNPAIRNITYDIADLYNFIDGLADMSALVYDHSIQGYLPYDREWIKQRTFHHLKKLAH; from the exons ATG GCTAATAAACACACTATTATTTTGATGCAAACTTCCCAGAACAGAGCTACTAGAACATTTATGGATTATGAATCAATTAGTCAAGCTATGGACG GTATATGTGGACTATATGAAAGGAAGCTAAAGGAATTAAATCCAGCGATCCgtaacatcacatatgacattGCAGATCTCTACAATTTTATTGATGGCCTTGCAGACATGAGCGCCTTGGt TTATGATCACTCAATCCAGGGTTATTTGCCATATGACCGAGAGTGGATTAAACAGCGGACATTTCATCATCTCAAGAAATTGGCACACTGA